A single region of the bacterium genome encodes:
- a CDS encoding FkbM family methyltransferase, whose product MKGRFLWRALRARYRDQRAELQAIRNELRPGDTVCDIGANKGSYLFWLSHWVGRGRVIAFEPQEKLANYLSTICRAMHLDNVTVEPKAVFSRSGQMILSIPGKKDVSPGASLSNRVAEREECRTVVVPVVSLDDYLAGDSRVRVLKIDVEGAEMQVFLGAAKLLKTQSPLLVFECENRHLESGSVADVFDFLRELGYVGKFVCGWKLRPLEEFTPDVHQRQTGNRFWDSKDYYNNFVFRKK is encoded by the coding sequence ATGAAAGGACGATTTCTCTGGCGCGCGCTACGCGCCCGATACCGTGATCAACGGGCGGAACTCCAAGCCATCCGCAACGAGCTGCGCCCCGGGGACACCGTCTGTGATATTGGCGCCAATAAGGGCAGCTATCTCTTTTGGTTGTCGCATTGGGTCGGCCGGGGGCGCGTCATTGCCTTTGAGCCACAGGAGAAACTGGCCAACTACCTCTCCACTATATGTCGCGCAATGCATCTCGACAATGTGACGGTGGAACCGAAGGCAGTCTTCTCGCGTTCGGGGCAGATGATCCTCAGCATTCCGGGAAAAAAGGATGTTTCTCCCGGCGCCTCCCTGAGCAATCGCGTTGCCGAACGCGAGGAATGCAGAACCGTTGTAGTTCCCGTCGTTTCTCTGGATGATTACCTGGCGGGTGATTCTCGCGTGCGGGTTCTAAAGATTGACGTGGAAGGAGCGGAGATGCAGGTATTTTTGGGCGCGGCGAAACTTCTGAAGACTCAGTCCCCTTTGTTGGTATTTGAATGCGAGAACCGTCATTTGGAATCGGGATCCGTTGCTGATGTGTTTGACTTTTTACGCGAGCTGGGTTATGTCGGGAAATTCGTTTGTGGTTGGAAGCTTCGACCGCTTGAGGAATTCACTCCCGATGTACACCAAAGGCAGACTGGCAATAGATTCTGGGATTCGAAGGACTACTATAACAATTTCGTTTTTCGGAAGAAGTGA
- a CDS encoding aconitate hydratase: protein MIRVESTPEFVEAVYRKMKERLAVVRNKLNRPLSLAEKLLFGHLDDPAGAEVVAGKSYVALRPDRVAMQDATAQMALLQFMSAGLKSAAVPTTVHCDHLILARVGAKDDLAGAQDMNREVYDFLRTVSAKFGIGFWKP from the coding sequence ATGATTCGCGTTGAATCCACCCCGGAATTCGTCGAGGCCGTTTACCGCAAAATGAAAGAGCGGCTGGCGGTTGTGCGCAACAAGTTGAATCGGCCGCTGTCGCTGGCGGAGAAGCTGCTCTTCGGACATCTCGACGATCCCGCCGGAGCCGAAGTCGTGGCAGGAAAATCATACGTCGCGCTCAGGCCCGACCGCGTGGCGATGCAGGACGCGACCGCGCAAATGGCGCTCTTGCAGTTCATGTCGGCGGGACTGAAATCCGCGGCCGTGCCGACGACGGTGCACTGCGATCATCTGATTCTGGCCCGCGTCGGCGCGAAAGACGACCTGGCGGGAGCGCAGGACATGAATCGCGAAGTTTACGATTTCCTGCGGACGGTCTCGGCCAAGTTCGGAATCGGATTCTGGAAACCGG